Part of the Rubrobacter calidifluminis genome is shown below.
CCGCTCTCCACGCAGGACGACGTGTGTGCCGCGCTCGCCGCCCGCGGGGTTCGGGTCTACGCCACCCACGACCCGACCGAGGAGGAGTTCGAGGGGTACCTGCTGCGCACGATAGAGACGGCCCCCGAGATAATCGTCGACGACGGGGCCGAGCTCGTGAGCCGCCTGGTGCGGATGCGCCCGGACCTCGTCGACGGCGTCGCGGGCGCCTCGGAGGAGACGACGACCGGGATCATCAAGCTGCGCGCGATGACCGCGGAGGGGGCGCTCCCCTTCCCGGTCCTCGCGGCGAACGATGCCCGGTGCAAGCATCTCTTCGACAACCGCTACGGGACCGGGCACTCGGCGCTCGTGAGCCTGCTCGCCGCCACGAACCTCTTCATCTCGGGCAAGACGGTGGTGGTGATGGGCTTCGGGTGGGTGGGACGCGGGCTCGCCCGCTACGCGCACGGCCTCGGGGCCCGGGTCGTCGTCTGCGAGGCCGACCCGGTGAAGCTGCTCGAGGCCCACGCCGAGGGCCACGAGGTGATGAACTCCCTCCGGGCTGCGGAGGAAGGGGACGTCTTCCTCACCGGCACCGGCAACCTGAAGGTGCTGCGCGCCGAGCACTTCGAGCGGATGAAGGACGGTGCGATACTCGCCAACGCCGGACACTACGACCACGAGTTCGACCTGGCCGCGCTCAAGGAGATGTCCGTGTCCGAGCGCGAGGTCCGCAGGAACGTGACCGAGTACGAGCTTCCCGACGGCAGGAGGTTGCACGTCCTCGCCCGCGGCAGGCTGGTCAACATCGCCGCCGGGGATGGGCATCCCGTCGAGATCATGGACCTCACCTTCTCGGTGCAGGCGATGTGTGCCCACTATCTGGCCGGGGCTGCTTCCAGGCTCGAACCGGGGCTGCGTCCCATACCCCCGGAGATAGACGAGTACGTCGCCCGTACCAAACTCTCGACGCTCGGCGTCGAGCCGGAGAGGCTCACGGAGGAGCAGATCGCCTACCAGAGGAGCTGGAGGTAGCGCATAGAGTTGGAAGACATCCTGAGCTTTCGCCCGATGACCACGGACGATGTGGACGCCGCATACGAGCTGGTCTCCCATGCCTTCGCGAGAGACCGGGAGGAGATACTCAGGCGTACCCCGGGAGAAGTGGCCCACCGCAAAGACCGCTACCGGCACTTCCTGAGCACGGACCCTGCCGGCGCCTGGCTCGCCGAAGACGGAGAAGGGCGTCTCGCCGGTGTCTCCATCGCCCTCAGGAGGGGAGAGATCTGGATACTCTCCCTCCTCGCCGTGGACGAGAGCTACAGGGGCCAGGGCGTGGGGAAGAAGCTTTTGCAGAGGGCGATGGGCTACGCCGAGGGGTGCAGGGGTGGCATGATCGCCTCTTCCACACATCCGGCGGCGATGAGGAGTTATGCGCTGGCCGGCTTCACGTTGTGTCCTACCCTCACTGCCCGGGGATACGTGGATCGCAGGAGCCTGCCCGGGAGGCTGGGGGTGCGCGAGGGAGGAGGGGAGAACGACCTCCGGCTGGCGGCGGAGGTGGACAGGTTCGTCCGGGGCGCGCCGCACGGCCCGGATCTCGAATTCCTGCTCGACTCTGGGGCCCGCATGTTCGTCTACGAGGCGGAGGGGGAGAGGGGCTACGCCCTCACGTACAAGGGACGGCCGCTGGTTTTGGCCGCCAGGGGTGAGAAGGCGTCGACAGCCCTGTTGTGGGAGGTGCTGGCGAACTCCGACCCTCAGAGGGAGGTCGAGATCTCCTGGATCACGGCGGAGCAGCAGTGGGCCGTGAGGGTGGCGCTCGCAGCCGGGCTCGTGCTGGAGCCCGCCGGGCCCATCTGCATCCGAGGTGAACTCGGTCCGCTGGCCCCCTATCTCCCTAACGGGGCCTTCCTGTAGACCTCAGCGGGCTCTGGTCGTCCCGGAGGTGGCGAGCACGTTGCCTGATTCGTCTACGGCCTGAATCGCAAAGTACGGACCTCCGCCGCGCAATGTGACGGCCGTTTCGAAACCCCGCTTCGGTGCATCCCCGGCCTCTCTCAGATCGGAAGGGACGCGTCCAGAGAGCACCCTCCATCTTTTGACGGCCGTAGACCCGTTCCAGCTTGCGTAGATGGTGATCCCGCCGTCGGCGTGCTTCTTCGCCACCACGGCGGGCCTCCCTTCCGGGTGACCCTCCCAGGGATGCCAGTAGGTGCGGTACGAGCGTCCCTGACCGGGTAGACGGGCATCGAAGACGAGGTCACCACTGCCGGTGAAGCCCGAGAAGAACGGCTCGTAGCCCCACCCGATAAAGGCTTCTCCGGTAGGGAGCATCTGCACGTTGCCTTCGGCCCCGGCCAGGATCCTCCTGCCGGGGTGGACGTACTCGCGTACCAGCGTCGCCCGCATCTTCTGCATGTCCAGGCGGAGGACCACGCCCCGCGACTGGCGGTGCACCGGCGGGTTGCCGCCGTTGTCGAAGATCGTGATCGTGCCGTCCGGGTGGCGTCTGGCGTCGTGCTGGTAGGCTGTCCTGGTCCCGGGGCCCATCTCGAAGTCACTCTCCTTGCCGCCCAGGCGCCAGAGCACCCGACCACTCGCCCGGTCCACTTTGTAGACAGCCCAGGTGTTGCGGGAGGAGATGAGCAGGTTCCCGTCGTGGTCTACGTCTATGGAGTTTATGTGGAAGTAGTCGAAGGGATCGTCGGGGTTCTTCGGTGGCCTGCCGTAGGACAGCTCGACGGGGACGTGATCCAGGCTGTGCCACTCGAAGAGCACCTTCCCGCTCTCGACGTCGACTTCCTGGGCGATGCCGTCGTAGACCAGGGCGTCTTTGCTCCCCCCGGCCGGGGTGAGATCGTGGCGCACGGGGTGGTAGGCGGTGAAGAGGGCTGTCCCCTGCGGGGTGAGGAGGAACTCGTGCAGGTCGCCTTTGTACCCGTTACCGGCACGAACCCGCTTTATCTCCCGGTAGGAGCGGTCGAGGAGGACGTATTCGCCGGAACCGTGTCCGTTCGTGACCCGGCCTTCCCACCACGTCAGGACCGGCTCATCGCGGTAATGCTGTACCCGGAAGTTGTCCAACCTTCGTTCCTCCGGCTGGTGGAACCACACGAGATGGCCCTCGCTGTCGAGGATCATGGCCCCGGAGCTGCCGGGGGTCTTGGGTTGCGGGGCGAGGAAGACGCAGTCGCCCTTTCGGGCGAAGATGCCCCTCGGTCTCTTCTCGATCTCGACGGCGGGGGGCTTCAGGTCCGGGCGCGAACGGAAGCTCAGCACGTTCCCTTCGGGTATGGTCCGGGAGACGTTCTCTATTCGCGTGCCCTTCGCGGTCTGCTGCAGGGTCCAGACCCCGCCGCCGGCTAGCACCCCCGCACCGACCAGCGCCCCGATGAACTTCTTTCGCGTGAGCTTCACGCGGGAGATTATGCAACTTCAGCGCCTCCTGCGTTAGACTCACGTCTGCCAGAAGGCTCTTCGGAGGGTGTTTTCCTGTGAGGAAGATCACGATCCGCTACACCGGGTTCCGTGAGTGCCCCAACTGCGGCGGCCTGGGGGACGACGGGGCTTCCTGGCGTCCGATCCCGTGCCGGCGCTGCAGAGGACACGGGGTTCTGGTCACCGACGTCGAGGTGGAGGATTCGGAGGAGGGCGTCCTGCCCCGCTCGCGCTACGACTTCAACGCCCTCGGGGAGGTCTTCCTGCTCGACTTCGACGAGGACGAGGAGATAGAGGTCATCCGTCCCGAGGCCCCGTGGGATCGAAGTGGGCTATCCTGATGAGCAGCCAGGAGAAAGCGGCGGCTCCTCCGACGGAGAGGATGTCCCAGAGCGCCCACCGCTCGTAAGGAGGACGGGTGAATCCGGCGAAGCGCCGCTCGTAGCCCGAAGGATCGGGGATGCTGGCGAACCCGAGCGCGGTGGAGAGGAGGGCCCACTCCGCCGCGGTGGCGAAGACGGCCATGAAGAGGGCGGCAACCACGCCTCTCCAGCCGCCCTGGAAGACGAGCAGAACCCCAAGCGCCACGTACACGAGGAGCCGGGCCGTCTGGATCAAAGCCTCCCTCCCCACGTGCCCCGCATAGACGCTCCTGAAAGAGAACACATCGCTTCCGAAACCGAAGACCACCGCCGCGAGCGCACAGGCCAGCGTGAGCGCGGCGAGAGATCTCAC
Proteins encoded:
- a CDS encoding adenosylhomocysteinase, with the translated sequence MSQDSIIADPALAPEGERKIGWVAQHAPVMNAVYEHYLSDGTLQGRRIAMAIHLEAKTAYLALLFARAGADVTVAGSNPLSTQDDVCAALAARGVRVYATHDPTEEEFEGYLLRTIETAPEIIVDDGAELVSRLVRMRPDLVDGVAGASEETTTGIIKLRAMTAEGALPFPVLAANDARCKHLFDNRYGTGHSALVSLLAATNLFISGKTVVVMGFGWVGRGLARYAHGLGARVVVCEADPVKLLEAHAEGHEVMNSLRAAEEGDVFLTGTGNLKVLRAEHFERMKDGAILANAGHYDHEFDLAALKEMSVSEREVRRNVTEYELPDGRRLHVLARGRLVNIAAGDGHPVEIMDLTFSVQAMCAHYLAGAASRLEPGLRPIPPEIDEYVARTKLSTLGVEPERLTEEQIAYQRSWR
- a CDS encoding GNAT family N-acetyltransferase, with the protein product MEDILSFRPMTTDDVDAAYELVSHAFARDREEILRRTPGEVAHRKDRYRHFLSTDPAGAWLAEDGEGRLAGVSIALRRGEIWILSLLAVDESYRGQGVGKKLLQRAMGYAEGCRGGMIASSTHPAAMRSYALAGFTLCPTLTARGYVDRRSLPGRLGVREGGGENDLRLAAEVDRFVRGAPHGPDLEFLLDSGARMFVYEAEGERGYALTYKGRPLVLAARGEKASTALLWEVLANSDPQREVEISWITAEQQWAVRVALAAGLVLEPAGPICIRGELGPLAPYLPNGAFL
- a CDS encoding arylsulfotransferase family protein; amino-acid sequence: MKLTRKKFIGALVGAGVLAGGGVWTLQQTAKGTRIENVSRTIPEGNVLSFRSRPDLKPPAVEIEKRPRGIFARKGDCVFLAPQPKTPGSSGAMILDSEGHLVWFHQPEERRLDNFRVQHYRDEPVLTWWEGRVTNGHGSGEYVLLDRSYREIKRVRAGNGYKGDLHEFLLTPQGTALFTAYHPVRHDLTPAGGSKDALVYDGIAQEVDVESGKVLFEWHSLDHVPVELSYGRPPKNPDDPFDYFHINSIDVDHDGNLLISSRNTWAVYKVDRASGRVLWRLGGKESDFEMGPGTRTAYQHDARRHPDGTITIFDNGGNPPVHRQSRGVVLRLDMQKMRATLVREYVHPGRRILAGAEGNVQMLPTGEAFIGWGYEPFFSGFTGSGDLVFDARLPGQGRSYRTYWHPWEGHPEGRPAVVAKKHADGGITIYASWNGSTAVKRWRVLSGRVPSDLREAGDAPKRGFETAVTLRGGGPYFAIQAVDESGNVLATSGTTRAR